GCAAAACTCAGGCCCAGCCCGACCAGCAGGGACGTCATTACAGTCAATACGAGTACCCCGAGAACGGTTGCCCCGTATCCGCCTGCGCCTCCAAGCAACGAGGTGCCGCCGATCACAACGGCCGCAACGGTGGTGAAGAGATAGGGGTCTCCGACGCCAACGAAGCCGCCGCCGGAAAACCCGAGCAGCAATACCCCCGTTAGCGCCGACATGGCCCCACTGATACCGTGAATGCTGGTCCAGACCTTGGTTTCGGAAATTCCAAGCCGTGCCGCTGCAGTCCTGCTGCCCCCAACCGCGTAGATGGAGCGGCCAAACCAGGTGTTGTACAGAGCCCAGATGGTCGCAAGCGTTATGAGCAGCCAAACCAGCACCACCGGCGGCAGGGATAGCCCGAAGGTCTTCCCGTTGAACGCGGCGAAATTCCGGAGCCAGTTCGGTACGGGGGCGAAAACCGTGCCGCCGTAGTCGGAACCGATGGAGGTGTAGAGCTGTACCGCACCGACAAATGCGAAGCCGACCCCCAGGGACATGATGAGAGCCTGGCCCTGCAGCCTGAAGCTCAAAAAGCCGTTCGCGACCCCGATTGCTGCTCCCAGGAGAACGACCACTATCACGGCCAGCCAGGCAGGCATGCCGGTGACCAACAGGCTTGGGAAGAGAATGTTCGCTCCCCCGATGACATAGGGAATGGAGAGATCAAGCGC
This genomic stretch from Rhizobium gallicum bv. gallicum R602sp harbors:
- a CDS encoding ABC transporter permease; translated protein: MTSLATEQTMSQTGRSVKLQRSIVIGFGLLAALLVLGTILVPGFISPRNARSILLLAAFLGLASLGQTLCAMVGALDLSIPYVIGGANILFPSLLVTGMPAWLAVIVVVLLGAAIGVANGFLSFRLQGQALIMSLGVGFAFVGAVQLYTSIGSDYGGTVFAPVPNWLRNFAAFNGKTFGLSLPPVVLVWLLITLATIWALYNTWFGRSIYAVGGSRTAAARLGISETKVWTSIHGISGAMSALTGVLLLGFSGGGFVGVGDPYLFTTVAAVVIGGTSLLGGAGGYGATVLGVLVLTVMTSLLVGLGLSFAAQQAIVGLLIVPMVAVYARTPHIRNQI